GAGCTCGCCGAACTGGATGTGGCCGCCCACCGCCAGGAGGTCAACGTCCTGCTGCTGAGGACCAGCGAGCTGGTCCGGGCCGGCATCAAGGGGCGCAAGAAGGACCGTCGGGGCGCGGACCTCATCGGCGCCCGCCTCAAGGGCGCCGACCTGCGCGGCGCCAGCCTCCGCGGCGCCTACCTCATCGCCGCCGACCTCACCGGCGCGGACCTCAGGGACGCCGACTTCATCGGCGCCGACCTGCGCGACGCGGACCTCACCGACGCCGACCTGACCGGGGCGTTCTTCCTCACCCAGCCGCAGCTCAACGCGGCGCGTGGCAGCGCCGGTACCCGGCTGCCGGAGTCAGTCACCCACCCCGGGCACTGGACAGCGCGGCTCTGAGACCGGCCGGTTCCCGGGTCAGGCACTTGCCACGGGTTCTGGACGGCGTGCGGCTCTGAGGCTGATCGGTTCCCACCGTCAGGCATCCGCCCCGGGTACGGGACAGCGCGGCTCCGGGGCCGGTGCGGGCACCGGCGTCCGGTGTTCCGGGTGGAGGCGCAGCCCCTCCGGCATCAGCGTCAGTCGCTCCGTCACGCGCAGCCGGTAGGCCGGATCGGGCCGCAGCTCGTAGCGGCGCAGCAGCAGGCCGAGCACCAGCGTCGCCTCGTGCAGCGCGAACTGGCGCCCGATGCACGCCCGCGCCCCCGTCCCGAACGGCTTGAAGGTGTGCGGCGCCCGGGTCCGTACGACCCCCGCCTCGAAGCGGTCCGGGTCGAACCGCTCGGCGTCCGCGCCCCACACCTCGGGGTCCCGGTGCAGCATCGGCGTCAGCACCAGCGCCCACGCCCCGCGCCGCATCGGGTGCTCTCCGGCCAGCACGGTGTCCTCCCGGGCCTCCCGGGCGAAGGCGGGCGCGGTGGGCCACAGCCGCAGTGACTCGTCCAGCACCCGGCGCACGTAGCGCAGCCGGGCCACCTGCTCGTAGGCCGGCTCCGCCGTGTCTCCCCAGACGCGGTCCACCTCGGCGCGGGCCCGGGCCGCGACCTCGGGGTGGCGGGAGAGGTAGTGCAGGGCGAAGGACAGCGCGCCGGACGTCGTCTCGTGGCCGGCGACCAGGAAGGTGATGACCTGGCGGCGCACGTTCCGGTCCGCCAGCCGCTTCCCGGTCTCGGGGTGGGCCGTCTCCAGCATCCGGTCGAGCAGGTCCCCGTCCCCGCCGCCCCCGGCGCGCCGGGCCCGGACCAGCTCGTCGACCGTGCGGTTGAGGTAGGCGATGTCGGCCGCGTTGCGCCGGCTCGCGCTCCGCAGCAGCAGCGGGGCCAGCGGGAACGGCACGGTGTTGAGCCGCTGCGCGTAGGTCAGCGTGCCGACCATCGCGGTCACGAAGGGGTGCGGCCGGGAGCGTTCGAACGAGCCGAAGTCGTGCCCGAAACCGGTCCGCGCGATCGTCTCCAGCGTCAGCTTGGTCATGTCGCCCGGCACGTTCACCGCCCGGCCCGCCGCGGCCGCCCGGTCCCAGTGCTCCGTGAGCTGCCGCGCGACGGCCAGCATCATCGGGTGGTAACCCGCCATGGCCTCCCGGCTGAACCCGGGGGCGAGCACGTCGTGCGCCAGCTGCCAGTTCGGCTCGTGGTTGTACGCCGTGAACAGGCCGTCCCCGGCCACGGGGCGCAGATTGGCGATGCCGAGCCCCACGTGCTTGGCGAACCGCGACTCGTCCGCGAGGTCGGCCGCGTGCCGGGCACCCCAGACGAAGACGAACTCCTTGCCGAAGGCCTTCCGCCGGAAGACCGGCCCGAGTCGCCGGGCGTACCGGAGCGAGTCCTGCAGCGGAGTGCGCCGGTTCACGCCCACCACGTCACCGAGCAGCGGGATCCGGTGCGGCGGATGCGGAATGCGGTCCAGCTCCGGCCAGCCCAGCTCGGCACTCCGGAACCCCTTGGGCACCCCGTCCCGTGTCGGCGCCTGGGTCATCGCGATCTCCCTTGATCCAGCGGCGGGTTCGCACGTGTCGCCCGTGTGTTGTACGTGGGTTCAATAGCGTGCTTCAGTCTGGTCCCGTTGTTGAACCGGCGTCAAGTAAAGTGCGGGCATGGCCGCGAACCAGGCCGGGCGCACCCGCCGCCGGCTCAGCACCGAGGAGCGCCGCGAGCAACTGCTGGCGGTCGGGGCGCGGCTGTTCTCCGAGAGTCCGTACGACGACGTGTGGATCGAGCAGGTCGCCGAGATCGCCGGGGTGTCGCGCGGGCTGCTGTACCACTACTTCCCGACCAAGCGGGACTTCTTCGCGGCGGTCGTCGAGCGCGAGAGCGAGCGGATGCTGCGCATGACGGCGGCGGTTCCCGGCGTCCCGGTGCGCGAGCAGCTCGCGGACGGTCTCGACACGTTCCTGGGGTACGTCCGGGAGCACGCGCACGGCTACCGGGCCTTCCACCGCGCCGACGCGGCCGGGGACCAGGCGGTGCGCCGGGTGTACCAGCGGGCCCTGGCCGCGCAGGAGCGGCAGATCCTCGCGGCGCTGGCCGCCGACCCCGAGTTCGGTCCCGCCTTCGAGGAGCGGCCCGAGGTGCGGCTCGCCGTGCGCGGCTGGCTGGCGTTCACCACGGCCGTCTGCCTGGAGTGGCTGCGCGGCGCGGAGTTGGGCCGGGATCAGGTGCGCGAGCTGTGCGCGCGCGCCCTGCTGGGCGTTCTCACTCCCTGAAAGGTCTCGCAAAGATCACGTGAGGAGGTTGGCGCACACCCCGATCTTCGATAGGTTAGGTGAGGCTTACCTAAGGAGGTCTGGGATGGGTGACGACAGCCACAGCTGGACGGCGGCCCCTGCCGCGGCGGAACGGGCGCGCTCGGTGCTCGCCGCCGCGTGGTCCTGCTCGGTGACCGCGGAGGGCACGCGGGAGGAGCTGGTCGGCGCGCACACGGTGGCCGAGGACGGCCGGGTGCTCGTGGACGTGCCCGAGGACAGCGCCCTGCTCGCGACCGCGATCTGCGCGCCCCGGGGCGAGCCGTCCGCGGTGCTGGAGTTCGCCGACGTGGCGCCCGTCCCGCTCCGCAGCCGGATCCGCGCCCGGCTCTGGCTCGCGGGCTGGTTCGCCGTCGAGGAGGGCCGGCTCGCCTTCACGCCCACGCGCGTGGTGCTGCGGCAGCCGTCCGGCGCCGTCGTCGTGGACCTGGACGACTTCGCCGCCGCCGCGCCCGACCCGCTCACCACGGCCGAGGCCAGGCTGCTGACCCATCTCGCCGACTGCCACGCCGACGCGGTCGAGCGGCTCACCCGCCTGGTCGACTCCGACAGCCTGCACGGCGCGGTCCGGGTCCAGCCGCTCGCCGTCGACCGGCACGGCCTCACCCTGCGCATCGAACGCGCCCGCGCCCACGGCGACGTACGCCTGGCGTTCCACCGGCCCGCCGACGACGTCGCGCAGCTCACCGAGCGCATGCACGTCCTGCTCGGCCAGGCGAGCGCCGCGTCCTGCCCCCGGGCGCTACAGCGGCAGCGCACAGACGGCGACCGGTGAGGAAAACGGTTCGCCGGCCCGTCGCAGGGCCCCGCTCGTCTCGTCCACGTGGAAGACGGTGACGGTCGAGGACTTCTGGTTCGCCGCGAACAGCAGCGTGCCCTCCGGCGAGAGGGCGATCTGGCGCGGGAAGTCCCCGTCCACCGGCACCGTGTCCAGCAGCTTGAGCCGGGCACCGTCCGCCTCGATCGCGTAGCGCGTGAGGCTGTTGTCGCCGCGGTTGGCGAGATAGGCGTACCGGCCGTTCGGGGTGACGAGGATCTGCGCCGGGTAGCTGGTGCCCGGACCCGTGCCCGTGGACTGCGCCTCGCCGACGCGCACGCGGCCGGAGGCGGGGTCGTACGAGCAGACCGCCACCGTGTTGTCGACCTCGTCGGCGAGGTAGGCGTACCGGCCGCCGGGGTGGAAGGTGAGGTGGCGCGGGCCGGCGCCGGGCCGGGTTCGCGCCCGAGTGACCTCGGTGAGCGTGCCGGCCTTCTCGTCGAGCCGGTACGTGTAGACGGTGTCGGTCCCCAGGTCGACGGCGAGGACGTGCCCCCCGTCGGGGCTCGTGATGATCTGGTGGGCGTGCGGGCCCTCCTGGCCGGGGCCGGGCGGCGGACTGGAGTGCGTGACGAGGTCGGTGCGCTCGCCGAGGGCCCCCGAGGCGTCGATCGGATGCACGGCCACGCTGCCCGAGCCGTAGTTGGCGCTGAACAGCCAGCGCCCGCCCGGATGCACCGACAGATGGCAGGGGGCCGCACCGCCGGTGCTCCGGCTGCCCAGGACCTTCCGGTCGGACAGCCGCACGGCGGTCACGGCGCCGTCCTCGCGCTCGTCCACCGCGTACAGCGTCCGGCGGTCCGGGTGGATCGCGAGGTACGACGGGTCGCCGACGCCGGTGAGCGTGCCCGTGCCGGTGATCCGGCCGGTCGCCGGGTCGTACTCGGCCAGCCCGATGCCCTTGCCGCCGCCCTCGGCCGACGTGTACGTGCCGAGGTAGAGGGGGCGCGGGCCGGAGGGGCGCCGGGCCTCGCCGGAGGGGTTCGTACTCGCCTCGGGCGCGGGGGAGGCGGCGGGTTCGGGCGCCTTGTCGCAGGCCGGCAGTGCCGCCGCGGCGGACCCTCCCGCCAGCACGCCGACGAATCGGCGCCTGCTCCAGCCGGTGCTGTCCATGTCGCCCCTCAGCTCGTCACTCGTCCCCGTCGCGACAGCCACCTTGGCGTGGATCACCCGTCGGGTGCAACAAAGGCACTTGGCGTTGCGTCCGGCGCAACAGGACTCGGGGTCGACCGGGAGCCGTCCTCTCCCTCAGCGGGAACGCCCGCCGACCCCGGTCCGGTTCCGCCACAGCTGCTCCTGAACGCCCAGGCGCTCGCGCATCCGCGTCAGCCGCGGCATGCGCACGCGCTGCTCCCGCGACACCCGGTCCAGTTCCTCCAGCAGGCGACGCGTGCGGTGCTCGGTGTCGAGTTCGTCGAGGATCCGGTTCACCTCCGTCAGGACGGCGCCCGGAAGCTGCCAGTGCCCGGGGTCGCGCTCGGCTTCCTCGCGCAGCAGCAGGGCCAGCTTGTCGCGGGTGCCCGCCGCGGTGCGCAGTTCCGCGGCGAGACGTTCCTCCGCCGACTCGGCGCTGGCGCTGAGATGGGTGGTGACCAGCACCGCGAAACTCACCACGGCGTCGGCGATCTCGGACAGCAGCTGCTCGAGCGCCGCGCCCGTCTCGGCCTCGAACAGCGGCTCCGGCTCGCGTTCCTTCGCCAGGTCGGTGAGGGAACGGGCGAGCACCCGCAGGACGACCGTGCAGATCTCCAGCGTGTCCAGGCCGGTGCGCAGCACCACCCGGTGCAGCAGGCCCTCCCGGACGCGCGGGTTGAGCCGCAGGCTGTCCTCGGCCTGTCTGAGGGCGGCGTCCACCTCGACGATGTCGTGGTCCAGGCGGCGCGCCTCGTGCAACTGCTCCGCCGCGCGGTCGACGGGCGTGCCGCGGGCGGCGGCCTCCTCGCCCAGGCGCAGCATCAGCTGCCGCAGCCGGCGGGCCAGGCCCTCGATCGACTCACCGGCCTCCTCCACCCACACCGGCGGAGGCAGCAGCAGATTGCAGCCGAGCCCGACGACCGCGCCGATCAGCGTCTCCAGGACCCGGGCCCAGGCGGTGTCCCCGACGGTGGTGACCCCGAGGACGAGCATCGCGCTGATCGCGACCTCGGGGACGTACTCCTCCACCCGGACCAGCCGCCCCACGGCCAGCGCGGCCACGATCAGCAGGGCCAGGCTCCACCACGTGAGACCCACCAGCAGGCTGAACGCGATGGCGACGAGGACCCCGGCGACCACGGCGTTCACCCGCCGGAAGCCGTTGGTGAGCGTGGCGTACAGCGTCACCTGGACCACCAGCAGGGCCGTCAGGGGAGCGGTGAGGGGTGCCTTCTCGGGGCTCAGCCGCAGCGCGATGACGTAGGCGATCGTCGCCGCGGTCGCGGACCGCAGCGTCTGGACGACCACGGGGTCACGGCGTTTCTCCAGGACCCGCGTCGCGTGCGCCGTCCACTCACGTACCTCTCGCATCCTCGGGCTGTTCCCCTTCCCTGGCGCATCGAACGCACCCATGATCGAACGTATCCACGGAGGACGCCAATGCCCAGGGGGAACGGGGGCGGCCGAGGGCGGTCAGGCGTACAGCTTGTCGAGGAACGCGGCCAGGTGGCCCGTGGTCCGGTCAATCTGCTCCCGCAGCGTGAGGCTCTCCTCGAACCGGGCGCCGGTCTCCGGCACCTTCTTCCCGCGCACGTACAGCGAGCAGGCGAGGTCGGTGCACATGTACACGCCGACCGAGTTCCCCTCGCGTCCGGCCGTCCCCGCCTTCCGCGCGGTCATCAGCGAGACCCCGCCCCGCGGGTGCGTCGTCAGGCACAGCGAGCACATGCTGC
This genomic stretch from Streptomyces sp. Go-475 harbors:
- a CDS encoding cytochrome P450 yields the protein MTQAPTRDGVPKGFRSAELGWPELDRIPHPPHRIPLLGDVVGVNRRTPLQDSLRYARRLGPVFRRKAFGKEFVFVWGARHAADLADESRFAKHVGLGIANLRPVAGDGLFTAYNHEPNWQLAHDVLAPGFSREAMAGYHPMMLAVARQLTEHWDRAAAAGRAVNVPGDMTKLTLETIARTGFGHDFGSFERSRPHPFVTAMVGTLTYAQRLNTVPFPLAPLLLRSASRRNAADIAYLNRTVDELVRARRAGGGGDGDLLDRMLETAHPETGKRLADRNVRRQVITFLVAGHETTSGALSFALHYLSRHPEVAARARAEVDRVWGDTAEPAYEQVARLRYVRRVLDESLRLWPTAPAFAREAREDTVLAGEHPMRRGAWALVLTPMLHRDPEVWGADAERFDPDRFEAGVVRTRAPHTFKPFGTGARACIGRQFALHEATLVLGLLLRRYELRPDPAYRLRVTERLTLMPEGLRLHPEHRTPVPAPAPEPRCPVPGADA
- a CDS encoding TetR/AcrR family transcriptional regulator, whose amino-acid sequence is MAANQAGRTRRRLSTEERREQLLAVGARLFSESPYDDVWIEQVAEIAGVSRGLLYHYFPTKRDFFAAVVERESERMLRMTAAVPGVPVREQLADGLDTFLGYVREHAHGYRAFHRADAAGDQAVRRVYQRALAAQERQILAALAADPEFGPAFEERPEVRLAVRGWLAFTTAVCLEWLRGAELGRDQVRELCARALLGVLTP
- a CDS encoding DUF2470 domain-containing protein; its protein translation is MGDDSHSWTAAPAAAERARSVLAAAWSCSVTAEGTREELVGAHTVAEDGRVLVDVPEDSALLATAICAPRGEPSAVLEFADVAPVPLRSRIRARLWLAGWFAVEEGRLAFTPTRVVLRQPSGAVVVDLDDFAAAAPDPLTTAEARLLTHLADCHADAVERLTRLVDSDSLHGAVRVQPLAVDRHGLTLRIERARAHGDVRLAFHRPADDVAQLTERMHVLLGQASAASCPRALQRQRTDGDR
- a CDS encoding lactonase family protein — encoded protein: MDSTGWSRRRFVGVLAGGSAAAALPACDKAPEPAASPAPEASTNPSGEARRPSGPRPLYLGTYTSAEGGGKGIGLAEYDPATGRITGTGTLTGVGDPSYLAIHPDRRTLYAVDEREDGAVTAVRLSDRKVLGSRSTGGAAPCHLSVHPGGRWLFSANYGSGSVAVHPIDASGALGERTDLVTHSSPPPGPGQEGPHAHQIITSPDGGHVLAVDLGTDTVYTYRLDEKAGTLTEVTRARTRPGAGPRHLTFHPGGRYAYLADEVDNTVAVCSYDPASGRVRVGEAQSTGTGPGTSYPAQILVTPNGRYAYLANRGDNSLTRYAIEADGARLKLLDTVPVDGDFPRQIALSPEGTLLFAANQKSSTVTVFHVDETSGALRRAGEPFSSPVAVCALPL
- a CDS encoding FUSC family protein gives rise to the protein MREVREWTAHATRVLEKRRDPVVVQTLRSATAATIAYVIALRLSPEKAPLTAPLTALLVVQVTLYATLTNGFRRVNAVVAGVLVAIAFSLLVGLTWWSLALLIVAALAVGRLVRVEEYVPEVAISAMLVLGVTTVGDTAWARVLETLIGAVVGLGCNLLLPPPVWVEEAGESIEGLARRLRQLMLRLGEEAAARGTPVDRAAEQLHEARRLDHDIVEVDAALRQAEDSLRLNPRVREGLLHRVVLRTGLDTLEICTVVLRVLARSLTDLAKEREPEPLFEAETGAALEQLLSEIADAVVSFAVLVTTHLSASAESAEERLAAELRTAAGTRDKLALLLREEAERDPGHWQLPGAVLTEVNRILDELDTEHRTRRLLEELDRVSREQRVRMPRLTRMRERLGVQEQLWRNRTGVGGRSR
- a CDS encoding FBP domain-containing protein — encoded protein: MRSLTEQDIRNSFVNCSKGEAKRLAVPRDLAERPWDDLDFLGWRDPGAPDRSYLVTERGGRLVGVAMRFQAAQRGFLHRSMCSLCLTTHPRGGVSLMTARKAGTAGREGNSVGVYMCTDLACSLYVRGKKVPETGARFEESLTLREQIDRTTGHLAAFLDKLYA